One Paucidesulfovibrio gracilis DSM 16080 DNA window includes the following coding sequences:
- the dapF gene encoding diaminopimelate epimerase, with the protein MQLMGRAVPFYKMQGCGNDFVAIDNREVRVPQSDMAQWAKKACARAFGVCADGIFFLEDAPSDSELDYRWHFYNNDGSRAEMCGNASRCAARLAHSLGIAPKNHVFGTDAGPIHAEVFTEGKEAGQVRVQLTPPKDMVLHRPLLVMDSAGREQEVEVHFVDSGVPHAVVFVPDASKVNVPSMGAALRYHEHFQPAGTNVNFVQVLDESSLICRTYERGVEDETYACGTGAAASQIIAHALGLTSAQAQVTASSGEVLGVLMREGQPYLQGAATLVFTGTLNLDALGLNLA; encoded by the coding sequence CAGAGCCGTGCCTTTTTATAAGATGCAGGGGTGCGGTAACGATTTTGTGGCCATCGACAACCGCGAAGTGCGCGTACCGCAATCCGACATGGCACAATGGGCAAAAAAAGCCTGCGCCCGCGCCTTCGGCGTTTGTGCGGACGGTATTTTTTTTCTGGAAGACGCGCCTTCCGATTCGGAGCTGGATTACCGCTGGCATTTCTACAACAACGACGGCTCCCGGGCGGAAATGTGCGGCAATGCCTCCCGCTGCGCTGCGCGGCTGGCCCATTCCCTGGGCATAGCCCCGAAAAACCACGTCTTTGGCACGGATGCCGGTCCCATCCATGCGGAGGTGTTCACCGAAGGCAAGGAAGCCGGACAGGTGCGCGTGCAACTGACACCGCCAAAGGACATGGTCCTGCATCGGCCGTTGCTGGTTATGGATTCCGCCGGACGGGAACAGGAAGTGGAAGTTCACTTTGTGGATAGCGGCGTTCCCCACGCCGTGGTGTTCGTGCCGGACGCGTCAAAAGTAAATGTCCCCTCCATGGGGGCAGCCTTGCGATATCACGAACATTTTCAGCCCGCCGGAACCAATGTCAACTTCGTGCAGGTGCTGGACGAATCCAGCCTGATCTGCCGTACCTACGAGCGGGGCGTGGAAGATGAAACCTACGCCTGCGGAACCGGCGCGGCAGCATCGCAAATTATCGCCCACGCCCTGGGCCTGACGTCCGCCCAAGCTCAGGTGACCGCCTCAAGCGGTGAAGTGCTGGGCGTGCTCATGCGTGAAGGACAACCGTATCTGCAAGGCGCGGCCACCCTGGTCTTCACCGGCACGCTGAACCTGGACGCCCTGGGCCTGAATTTGGCCTAG